One genomic window of Polyangiaceae bacterium includes the following:
- a CDS encoding amidase encodes MLPSSTEPRCVESSVDPHSSATEQLSDLASGRLTSRELLEAYIQRIERYDGALNAVVARDFDKARAAAERADEARQRGGRLGPLHGLPLTLKDTWEVPGMPCAAGAPEYREHRPEQPADIVRRLEEAGAIIFGKTNVPYLASDIQTYNKVYGTTNNPWGTDRTPGGSSGGAAAALAAGFTSLEVGSDLAGSIRIPAHYCGVCGHKPTYGVVSFRGHVPGPPGTLTEPTLAVAGPMARSAADLRLLFDVLSGPPRDDSAWSLALPEAPERLEDYRVLLWIDDPLCPIDHELRQQYEVLEQRLRERGVSVTRAAPQGFALRQFYALYLRGLGALLGAALPARQRHLMGFAGRLMPLLSKALNAPADFGHFLLGLNQRSAETRQQQERGAQLGAAFSKVFNDYDVILMPPALTTAIRHDHDPLLARRKLSVNGQERPYTDLFAWIALPSLLGLPATSAPVGRASHGLPINVQIVGDRYQDYRTLRFAELLEGVMGGFQKPPGY; translated from the coding sequence ATGCTGCCCAGCTCAACTGAGCCGCGCTGCGTGGAGTCGTCGGTGGATCCCCACAGCAGCGCGACGGAGCAGCTCAGCGATCTTGCGAGCGGGCGCCTGACGAGTCGCGAGCTGTTGGAGGCGTACATCCAGCGCATCGAGCGCTACGACGGCGCGCTCAACGCCGTTGTGGCGAGGGACTTCGACAAGGCGAGAGCTGCGGCCGAGCGCGCTGACGAAGCGCGGCAGCGGGGAGGGCGCCTCGGTCCACTGCACGGTTTACCGCTGACGTTGAAGGACACCTGGGAGGTCCCCGGCATGCCGTGCGCTGCGGGTGCCCCGGAGTATCGCGAGCACCGCCCAGAGCAGCCAGCCGACATCGTGAGGCGGCTGGAGGAGGCCGGCGCCATCATCTTCGGCAAGACCAACGTGCCCTACCTGGCGTCGGACATTCAGACCTACAACAAGGTCTACGGCACGACGAATAATCCGTGGGGAACCGATCGCACCCCGGGCGGTTCGTCCGGCGGCGCGGCTGCGGCCCTGGCCGCTGGCTTCACTTCCCTCGAGGTCGGCAGCGACCTGGCCGGTTCCATTCGTATCCCCGCGCACTACTGTGGCGTGTGCGGGCACAAACCGACCTATGGCGTGGTGTCCTTTCGTGGTCACGTCCCAGGGCCACCCGGCACCCTCACGGAGCCGACGCTGGCGGTCGCAGGACCGATGGCGCGCTCTGCCGCTGACTTGCGGTTGCTCTTCGATGTCTTGAGCGGTCCGCCGCGGGACGACAGCGCTTGGTCGCTTGCGTTGCCTGAAGCACCGGAGCGCTTGGAAGACTACCGGGTGCTGCTCTGGATCGACGATCCGCTGTGCCCCATCGATCACGAGCTGCGTCAGCAATACGAGGTGCTGGAGCAGCGCCTGCGGGAGCGTGGTGTTTCCGTGACCCGAGCGGCGCCGCAGGGGTTCGCGCTGCGGCAGTTCTACGCGCTCTACCTGAGGGGCCTGGGCGCGTTGCTCGGCGCTGCGCTCCCGGCGCGGCAGCGTCATCTGATGGGCTTCGCTGGCCGCTTGATGCCGCTCCTCTCGAAGGCGCTCAACGCACCTGCGGACTTTGGTCACTTCCTGCTTGGGTTGAACCAGCGCTCGGCGGAGACACGCCAGCAGCAGGAGCGCGGGGCTCAACTGGGGGCGGCGTTTTCGAAGGTGTTCAACGACTACGACGTGATCCTGATGCCGCCCGCGCTGACCACCGCCATTCGTCATGATCACGACCCACTGTTGGCGCGACGCAAGCTCAGCGTGAACGGGCAGGAGCGCCCGTACACCGACTTGTTCGCGTGGATCGCCCTGCCGTCGCTGCTCGGCTTGCCGGCCACGAGCGCACCCGTCGGCCGCGCGTCTCACGGCTTGCCAATCAACGTGCAGATCGTCGGAGATCGCTACCAGGACTATCGCACGCTCCGCTTTGCAGAGCTGCTCGAAGGCGTGATGGGCGGCTTTCAGAAGCCCCCCGGGTACTGA
- a CDS encoding AraC family transcriptional regulator codes for MLQPPQMDLLSEFLSSIRLSGSIFFRAEFGAPWALSSPDSAQLAQALLPAARQMVLFHAIQAGECWVELEGRPQQPLSAGDVVLFPFGHAHSMGAGGAQKIESIAMLFPGPPPWTTPPRIAYGGEGETTQIVCGFLHVDKALFNPLLSSLPPLLVVKPDASHCGSMVRSSIEFLSRELDNGSPGSHSVLGRLTELLFVEVLRQHMAQLKTSELGWLAALKDDGIRRSLELIHAEPAEPWSVEELAKRAGMSRSGFAARFNELLGEAPGQYLTRWRIQLASQRLRDTDESIASVAAKVGYGSESAFSRAFKREAGRGPADFRKALQKG; via the coding sequence ATGCTCCAACCGCCGCAAATGGATCTGCTGTCTGAGTTCCTGAGTTCGATTCGCTTATCCGGCTCGATATTTTTCCGCGCGGAGTTCGGCGCACCCTGGGCGTTGTCCTCGCCTGACTCCGCGCAGCTCGCGCAAGCCCTGCTGCCTGCGGCCCGTCAGATGGTGTTGTTCCACGCCATCCAAGCAGGCGAGTGCTGGGTCGAACTCGAAGGACGGCCTCAGCAACCGTTGAGCGCCGGAGATGTCGTTCTATTTCCCTTCGGCCATGCCCACAGCATGGGCGCGGGGGGTGCACAGAAGATTGAGAGCATCGCGATGCTGTTTCCTGGTCCTCCGCCCTGGACCACGCCGCCGCGCATCGCGTACGGAGGTGAAGGGGAGACCACGCAGATCGTGTGTGGCTTCCTTCACGTCGACAAGGCGCTGTTCAACCCGCTGCTCTCGAGCCTGCCCCCGTTGCTGGTCGTGAAGCCTGACGCTAGCCACTGCGGCTCCATGGTGCGCTCGAGCATCGAGTTCCTGTCGCGCGAGCTCGACAACGGCAGCCCTGGCAGTCACTCCGTGTTGGGGCGCCTGACGGAGCTCTTGTTCGTCGAGGTGCTGCGGCAGCACATGGCCCAGCTCAAGACGAGTGAGCTCGGCTGGCTGGCCGCGTTGAAAGACGACGGGATCCGGCGCAGCCTGGAGCTGATCCACGCGGAACCTGCCGAGCCTTGGAGCGTGGAGGAGCTGGCCAAGCGCGCTGGCATGTCGCGCTCGGGCTTCGCCGCCCGCTTCAACGAGCTGCTGGGTGAAGCGCCGGGGCAATATCTGACACGCTGGCGTATCCAGCTCGCATCTCAGCGCCTCCGCGACACCGACGAGAGCATCGCCAGTGTCGCTGCGAAGGTCGGCTATGGATCGGAGTCCGCGTTCAGCCGCGCGTTCAAGCGCGAAGCCGGTCGCGGCCCGGCGGATTTCCGCAAGGCACTACAGAAGGGCTGA
- a CDS encoding YeeE/YedE family protein, with translation MWSYLSLIGAGVLFGAAAGSLLIVQGRIAGISGIAAKLLDGPAVERRFAAVFMLGLLFGGGLLRLFMPRALADSAPAPVGLMVLAGLLLGLGARVGNGCTSGHGVCGVGRFSLRSCVAVGTFTGVGMLVRSLLVAGGWS, from the coding sequence ATGTGGAGCTATCTGAGCTTGATAGGCGCTGGGGTGCTGTTCGGAGCGGCGGCGGGCAGTTTGCTCATCGTCCAGGGACGGATCGCCGGTATCAGCGGGATCGCAGCGAAGCTGCTTGATGGTCCAGCGGTGGAGCGCCGCTTTGCCGCGGTGTTCATGCTGGGGCTGCTGTTCGGTGGCGGGCTGCTCCGCCTGTTCATGCCTCGAGCGCTGGCCGACTCCGCGCCCGCGCCCGTCGGTCTGATGGTGCTGGCGGGACTCTTGCTTGGTCTTGGTGCGCGTGTCGGTAATGGCTGCACCAGCGGCCATGGAGTGTGCGGCGTGGGGCGCTTCTCGCTGCGTTCGTGCGTAGCGGTCGGGACGTTTACTGGCGTGGGGATGTTGGTGCGGTCGTTGCTCGTTGCTGGAGGTTGGTCATGA
- a CDS encoding YeeE/YedE family protein has protein sequence MKALQTLFVFAVGVVLALALGFAELTRPEHILGWVDVRHWDPSLLFVMLGATSAYAIAHRIALRRERAQLCRLDLPTRTAVDAKLLVGASIFGTGWAIGGVCPGPAFTTLGGGQSWIVAFILPMFVGLWLGAPHRLGQGLGWFRRRERSVAVLP, from the coding sequence ATGAAAGCGCTTCAGACGTTGTTTGTGTTTGCTGTGGGGGTCGTCCTCGCACTGGCGCTTGGCTTCGCCGAGCTGACGCGCCCCGAGCACATCCTGGGCTGGGTTGACGTGCGTCACTGGGATCCGTCGCTGTTGTTCGTGATGCTGGGCGCTACTAGCGCCTACGCGATCGCGCACCGCATCGCGCTGCGCCGTGAGCGCGCTCAGCTGTGTCGCTTGGACTTGCCAACGCGTACCGCTGTCGACGCCAAGCTGCTGGTCGGCGCGTCGATCTTCGGCACCGGATGGGCCATCGGGGGTGTTTGCCCTGGTCCAGCGTTCACCACCCTCGGTGGCGGACAAAGCTGGATCGTGGCGTTCATCCTGCCGATGTTCGTTGGCCTGTGGCTCGGCGCGCCGCACCGCTTGGGGCAAGGCTTGGGTTGGTTCCGACGCCGGGAGCGTAGCGTCGCCGTTTTACCGTGA
- a CDS encoding ion transporter, translating to MAQEQQRTSQVIIVGARLHPLRDIYHLLLRASWTRAISLLGAVYVVMNLAFAICYWRLGGVANMTPGSFKDAFFFSVQTMATIGYGGMYPQSEIANVLMTIESICGVFVTAIFTGLVFSKFARASARIVFSRNVVIGPHDGVKTLMLRIGNDRNDSVLDARVRCVLTRTVHTAEGKTFYRMVDLKLARDVAPVLARAFVIMHPIDEDSPLFGLTPADYVEQEIEVMVSVSGLDETTMQPVHAVFSYEDPQILHDHRLADVLSEKPNGNIIMDVRRFHDVERI from the coding sequence ATGGCTCAAGAGCAGCAACGTACCTCTCAGGTCATTATCGTCGGCGCCCGGCTCCACCCGTTGCGCGACATCTATCACTTGCTGCTTCGCGCTTCGTGGACGCGCGCCATCAGCTTGCTTGGCGCCGTGTACGTGGTGATGAACTTAGCGTTCGCCATCTGCTACTGGCGCCTGGGGGGCGTCGCGAACATGACGCCCGGTTCGTTCAAAGACGCGTTCTTCTTCAGCGTGCAGACGATGGCCACGATTGGCTATGGCGGCATGTACCCCCAGTCTGAGATCGCGAATGTGTTGATGACCATCGAGTCCATCTGTGGCGTGTTCGTGACGGCCATCTTCACCGGCCTCGTCTTCAGCAAGTTCGCTCGCGCCAGTGCGCGCATCGTCTTCTCCCGCAACGTCGTGATTGGTCCCCACGACGGGGTGAAGACGCTGATGCTGCGCATCGGCAACGATCGAAACGACTCCGTGCTAGACGCGCGGGTGCGCTGTGTACTGACGCGCACCGTGCACACCGCGGAGGGCAAGACGTTCTATCGCATGGTGGATCTCAAGCTCGCTCGTGACGTCGCGCCGGTGTTGGCTCGCGCCTTCGTGATCATGCACCCCATCGACGAGGACAGCCCGTTGTTCGGTCTCACCCCTGCGGACTACGTCGAACAAGAGATTGAAGTGATGGTGAGCGTGTCGGGCCTCGACGAGACCACCATGCAGCCCGTTCACGCTGTCTTCAGCTACGAGGACCCGCAGATCCTCCATGACCATCGCTTGGCCGACGTCTTGAGCGAAAAGCCGAACGGAAATATTATCATGGATGTCCGGCGCTTTCACGACGTGGAGCGCATCTAG
- a CDS encoding TetR family transcriptional regulator: protein MAKRKTPQISARKAPQQARSSDLVAAVLEAAVQVLVKQGAPRFTMARVAEKAGVSVGSLYQYFPNKAAILFRLQSDEWRETRELLRSILEDASVPPLNRLRGAVHAFVRSECEEAAVRGALDDAAPLYRDAPEAKAAREASAATMRRFVTELLPDTPAPQRDLAEELLKTTLSAVAKQFSEAPRTESEIEAYSDALADMLCAYVERVAAS, encoded by the coding sequence ATGGCCAAACGTAAGACACCGCAGATCTCCGCAAGAAAGGCCCCACAACAGGCTCGCTCCAGCGACCTGGTGGCTGCGGTGCTCGAGGCCGCTGTTCAGGTTTTGGTCAAGCAAGGAGCGCCTCGCTTCACCATGGCGCGGGTGGCGGAGAAGGCGGGCGTCAGCGTTGGGTCGCTCTATCAATACTTCCCGAACAAGGCGGCCATCCTGTTTCGACTGCAGAGCGACGAGTGGCGCGAGACTCGAGAGCTCCTGCGCTCGATCCTCGAGGATGCGAGTGTGCCTCCATTGAACAGGCTGCGAGGGGCGGTCCACGCCTTCGTGCGGTCGGAATGTGAAGAAGCAGCGGTCCGTGGCGCGCTGGACGATGCCGCGCCGCTCTACCGGGACGCCCCAGAGGCGAAAGCCGCGCGCGAGGCGTCCGCAGCCACCATGCGGCGCTTCGTCACCGAGCTCTTGCCAGACACTCCAGCGCCCCAGCGCGATCTCGCTGAGGAGCTCTTGAAGACCACGCTCAGCGCGGTGGCCAAGCAGTTCTCGGAGGCGCCGCGCACGGAGTCTGAAATCGAAGCCTACTCCGACGCACTGGCTGACATGCTGTGCGCCTACGTGGAGAGGGTCGCCGCTAGCTAG
- a CDS encoding O-methyltransferase, with translation MTTLTQITPLLDRLFREAQGLSPFQVPEVAALSSAERTRLTHELMQSKTQYRELYGLLKDIPLPVSPETGRLLYLLARSTHAKHIVEYGTSFGVSTLHLAAALRDNGGGRLITTEFEPGKVARARQHLEEAGLADLVEIREGDALETLQRDLPAEVDLLLLDGAKALYREVLELVEPHLRQGALIVADNADHSPDYLGLIRAPTGGYVSLPFGSDVELSVRSA, from the coding sequence ATGACCACGCTGACTCAGATCACCCCGCTGCTCGACCGCCTGTTCCGCGAGGCACAGGGACTGTCCCCGTTTCAGGTCCCGGAGGTCGCGGCACTATCTAGCGCGGAGCGCACCCGGCTGACGCACGAGCTGATGCAGAGCAAGACCCAGTACCGCGAGCTGTATGGGCTGCTAAAGGACATCCCGCTGCCGGTATCGCCGGAAACCGGGCGGCTGCTCTACCTCCTCGCGCGCAGCACCCACGCGAAGCACATCGTGGAGTACGGGACGTCGTTTGGCGTTTCGACGCTGCACCTCGCGGCGGCGCTGCGGGACAACGGTGGCGGCCGCTTGATCACCACGGAGTTCGAGCCAGGCAAAGTGGCGCGCGCGCGGCAGCACCTGGAGGAAGCTGGGCTAGCCGATCTGGTGGAGATCCGCGAAGGCGACGCCCTGGAGACCCTGCAGCGCGATCTCCCTGCGGAAGTCGACTTGCTGCTGCTCGACGGCGCGAAGGCGTTGTACCGCGAGGTGCTCGAGCTGGTGGAGCCGCACCTACGCCAGGGCGCGCTGATCGTCGCGGACAACGCCGACCACAGCCCAGACTACCTCGGGCTGATCCGAGCGCCCACCGGCGGCTACGTCTCACTTCCGTTCGGATCCGACGTCGAGCTCTCGGTGCGAAGCGCTTGA
- a CDS encoding type II toxin-antitoxin system death-on-curing family toxin, whose amino-acid sequence MPVEIEFLTVEVVLALHQRQLERFGGGAGVRDRGLLESAVAQPQTSFGGTYAHEGLFAMAAAYLFHIVSNHPFVDGNKRVGLLAAQVFLDVNGVTLDHDSEAFYALTMGVAEGRIEKSAVVAELERIAKSKPAT is encoded by the coding sequence ATGCCAGTGGAAATCGAGTTCCTCACGGTGGAGGTGGTGCTCGCACTGCACCAGCGCCAGCTTGAGCGGTTCGGCGGCGGCGCGGGCGTGCGTGATCGCGGCCTCCTGGAGTCGGCGGTCGCCCAGCCGCAGACGTCGTTCGGCGGCACCTATGCACACGAAGGCCTGTTTGCGATGGCGGCGGCGTACCTGTTCCACATCGTCTCGAACCATCCCTTTGTCGATGGCAACAAGCGCGTGGGGTTGCTCGCAGCGCAGGTCTTCCTCGATGTAAACGGCGTCACTCTGGACCACGACTCGGAGGCCTTCTACGCGCTGACCATGGGCGTTGCGGAGGGGCGTATCGAGAAGTCCGCGGTCGTCGCCGAGCTCGAGCGCATCGCAAAGTCCAAGCCGGCGACGTAG
- a CDS encoding AbrB/MazE/SpoVT family DNA-binding domain-containing protein, which translates to MVKKLSAVGNSLGLIIERPILELLEITKDTPLEVTTDGEALIIRPVKRAPLMDRALASADRLMDAHEETYVKLAK; encoded by the coding sequence ATGGTCAAGAAGCTCTCCGCAGTTGGCAACAGCCTGGGTCTCATCATCGAGCGGCCCATCCTCGAGCTGCTCGAAATCACCAAGGACACCCCGCTCGAGGTCACGACGGACGGCGAGGCGCTCATCATTCGCCCAGTGAAGCGGGCGCCGCTGATGGATCGGGCGCTGGCCTCCGCCGACCGGCTGATGGACGCCCACGAGGAGACTTACGTGAAGCTCGCCAAGTGA
- a CDS encoding DUF2200 family protein, protein MATNTATEVQTFLDAVAPAGRRRDALALLELMREATGLEPTMSGSSIVGFGEYSYEYDSGRKGTAPAAGFSPRKAATTIYLLDGIAYHEAALEKLGPHTTGVGCLYIKDLSKVDLRVLKGIVRKSFKQLTAKTYGKRARDAAATKAPKKSTRTGSAKSPIDTYLEGIENLTARATLTRLCEHLRELLPTATETISYNMPAFRLPNGKVAAGFAFFGKNCGYYPHSGNVVPKLGALVDGYKGTKGGIAFPPDKPLPKKIVSALVRTRLAEIAEKEAAPKKPKKAATKPATGKTTTSNKATAKTATAKKTTTKASVTKPASADAAKKPRIFAMSFASVYPLYVQKVEKKGRTQQEVDEVIAWLTGYRGKALQRAIDKKVDFEAFFGAAPRWNPKAELITGVICGVRVEDVADPLMQKIRYLDKLVDELARGKKLESILRS, encoded by the coding sequence GTGGCAACGAACACCGCTACCGAAGTCCAAACCTTTCTGGATGCCGTCGCACCCGCTGGGCGACGCCGCGACGCGCTCGCGCTGCTCGAGCTGATGCGCGAAGCGACGGGACTCGAACCGACGATGAGCGGTTCTTCGATCGTCGGCTTCGGCGAGTACTCCTACGAGTACGACAGCGGTCGTAAGGGCACGGCGCCAGCAGCTGGGTTCTCGCCACGCAAGGCGGCGACCACGATCTATCTCCTCGACGGGATCGCCTACCACGAAGCCGCGCTGGAGAAGCTAGGGCCCCACACCACGGGTGTCGGCTGCCTCTACATCAAGGACCTCAGCAAGGTCGACCTGCGCGTGCTGAAGGGCATCGTCCGCAAGTCGTTCAAGCAGCTCACCGCCAAGACCTATGGCAAGCGCGCGCGCGACGCCGCCGCGACCAAGGCTCCCAAGAAGTCGACCCGAACCGGTTCAGCGAAGAGCCCCATCGACACCTATCTAGAGGGCATCGAGAACCTCACCGCACGCGCGACGCTCACGCGGCTGTGTGAGCATTTGCGTGAGTTGCTGCCGACCGCGACGGAGACGATCAGCTACAACATGCCGGCCTTCCGGTTGCCGAACGGAAAGGTCGCTGCGGGCTTCGCCTTCTTCGGGAAGAACTGCGGGTACTACCCCCACAGCGGCAACGTCGTCCCGAAGCTCGGCGCGCTCGTCGATGGCTACAAGGGGACGAAAGGTGGCATCGCGTTTCCGCCCGACAAGCCGCTGCCAAAGAAGATTGTGAGCGCCCTCGTACGCACACGCCTCGCCGAGATCGCCGAGAAGGAGGCCGCCCCGAAGAAGCCCAAGAAGGCGGCGACCAAACCAGCGACGGGAAAGACGACGACGTCCAATAAAGCGACTGCAAAGACAGCGACCGCCAAGAAGACGACCACCAAAGCGAGTGTCACGAAGCCTGCTTCTGCGGACGCAGCGAAGAAGCCGCGCATCTTCGCGATGTCGTTCGCCAGCGTGTACCCACTCTACGTGCAAAAGGTCGAGAAGAAGGGCCGCACGCAACAGGAGGTCGACGAGGTCATCGCCTGGCTCACCGGCTATCGCGGCAAGGCTCTGCAGCGCGCCATCGACAAGAAGGTCGACTTCGAGGCGTTCTTTGGCGCCGCACCGCGCTGGAACCCGAAGGCCGAGCTCATCACAGGAGTCATCTGCGGGGTGCGCGTCGAAGACGTCGCGGATCCGCTGATGCAGAAGATCCGCTACCTCGACAAGCTGGTGGATGAGCTCGCCAGGGGGAAGAAGCTCGAGAGCATCCTGCGATCGTAA
- a CDS encoding DUF1801 domain-containing protein — protein sequence MHEDIQKYNAAQSAGSREICEALATAIDAGLKKAESKIWHGAPVWFIDGNPIVGYWVRKTHVQLLFWSGQSFEKPLLQPEGKFKAAELRITDASQIKLRDLKRWLRTARTVQWDYKNVVKRRGVLEKIGSW from the coding sequence ATGCACGAGGACATCCAGAAGTACAACGCCGCTCAGTCAGCAGGCTCTCGCGAGATCTGCGAGGCGCTGGCGACAGCGATCGACGCAGGACTCAAGAAAGCTGAGAGCAAGATCTGGCACGGCGCTCCGGTGTGGTTCATCGATGGCAATCCCATCGTCGGCTACTGGGTGCGCAAGACGCACGTGCAGCTGCTCTTCTGGAGCGGGCAGTCCTTCGAGAAGCCGCTGCTTCAGCCCGAGGGTAAGTTCAAAGCCGCGGAGCTGCGCATCACCGATGCGTCGCAGATCAAGCTGCGGGATCTGAAGCGCTGGCTGCGAACAGCTCGGACGGTGCAATGGGACTACAAGAACGTCGTCAAGCGGCGCGGCGTGCTCGAGAAGATCGGTAGCTGGTAG
- a CDS encoding DUF1016 domain-containing protein, which yields MKRRATKVGRAAPRTNRTRTVGDEKRFAEVVALIETARARGHQAVNAVLVEHYWELGEYISRKIASAEWGDGVVKELAADLARRYPGTRGYTRPNLFRMRQFYEAYHGHRKVSALLRQLPWTHHLLILGQTKAVEAREFYILTAIKERWTSRELERQLRSGAVLRDAQPAKKVSPVLRQTHPTALAEFKSAYNVEFLGLTADHSEADLHTALLRNLGRFLTELGRDFCFVGSEYPLQVGNQDFAVDLVFFHRGLQCLVAFELKTEKFRPADLGQLSFYVEALDRDVKKPHERPSIGVLLCATKDDEVVEYALARTTSPTLVAEYQTVLPPKEVLRAKLHELYAQLAPPDDTSGTGTGHG from the coding sequence ATGAAGCGCCGCGCTACCAAGGTGGGGCGCGCGGCTCCCCGAACGAATCGGACTCGCACCGTCGGGGACGAGAAGCGGTTCGCCGAGGTCGTGGCACTCATCGAGACTGCGCGTGCTCGTGGCCACCAGGCCGTGAACGCAGTGCTCGTCGAACACTACTGGGAACTCGGAGAGTACATCAGCCGAAAGATCGCGAGCGCTGAGTGGGGGGACGGCGTGGTCAAGGAGCTCGCTGCCGATCTCGCGCGGCGCTACCCCGGCACCCGCGGGTACACCCGGCCGAACCTGTTCCGGATGCGCCAGTTCTACGAGGCGTACCATGGGCATCGAAAAGTCTCAGCGCTGCTGAGACAATTGCCGTGGACGCATCACCTGCTCATCCTCGGCCAGACGAAAGCCGTCGAGGCGCGGGAGTTCTACATCCTCACCGCCATCAAGGAACGATGGACCTCCCGCGAGCTTGAACGCCAGCTACGATCAGGTGCGGTCCTTCGCGATGCGCAGCCGGCGAAGAAAGTCTCACCAGTGCTGAGACAAACTCATCCGACCGCCCTGGCTGAGTTCAAGAGCGCATACAATGTCGAGTTCCTCGGCCTCACCGCTGACCACTCCGAGGCTGATCTCCACACGGCGTTGCTTCGCAACTTGGGACGCTTCCTCACGGAGCTAGGTCGAGACTTCTGCTTTGTGGGTTCGGAGTACCCGTTGCAGGTAGGCAACCAGGATTTCGCGGTCGACCTCGTGTTCTTCCACAGAGGGCTGCAGTGCCTCGTAGCCTTCGAGCTGAAGACCGAGAAATTCAGGCCCGCCGATCTTGGACAGCTCTCGTTCTACGTTGAGGCGCTCGATCGCGACGTGAAGAAGCCTCACGAGCGGCCTTCAATCGGCGTTCTGCTTTGCGCGACGAAGGACGACGAAGTTGTGGAATACGCGCTTGCGCGGACGACGTCGCCCACCCTCGTAGCCGAGTACCAGACGGTGCTGCCCCCGAAGGAGGTGCTCCGCGCGAAACTTCATGAGCTGTACGCGCAGCTCGCACCGCCGGATGACACATCCGGGACAGGAACTGGGCATGGCTGA
- a CDS encoding VOC family protein — protein MDLGVFSISLAVKDLSRSRAFYEKLGFTMSGGDGEAWAILVNGDTVIGLFQGMFEKNMLTFNPGWSGPGQSKEGFSDVRDLCKALEAAGIQPTSKQLDGDAGPGHITLEDPDGNPILIDQHV, from the coding sequence ATGGACCTCGGCGTATTTTCGATCAGTTTGGCGGTCAAAGACCTGTCTCGCTCGCGAGCGTTTTACGAGAAGCTCGGCTTCACGATGTCTGGAGGCGACGGTGAGGCGTGGGCAATCCTCGTGAACGGCGACACGGTGATCGGTCTCTTCCAAGGCATGTTCGAGAAGAACATGCTCACCTTCAATCCCGGCTGGAGCGGTCCCGGCCAATCCAAGGAGGGTTTCAGCGACGTGCGCGATCTGTGCAAGGCGCTCGAAGCCGCAGGGATCCAACCCACCTCGAAGCAGCTCGACGGCGACGCGGGTCCTGGACACATCACCCTCGAGGATCCCGACGGAAACCCGATCCTGATCGACCAACACGTGTAG